The sequence GTAAATACAATTTACCAGGAAAGGCTCATTGACTTCCATTGGGAACGTGTCAGTACGTTCCTCTTGACCCCAGCGACTCCCCAGGAAGGAGTTGCAGACGATGTTGCCCTCTGAGAAACGAGGGTTGAAATGAAAAGCAATCTGGTCTCCTGACTCACTAAGGAAGTTGATTTCAAAGCTGTCACAAAAGGAAcatcattttatattaaaatggaagAACATTTTGAAAAGTGCACAACATTGTCCTTGtaatttacaattaaaaaaaaaaaaaaaccctaccgtTTCCCTAAGGGAAATATTTCCTTCCATCAGAACAATGTTTTCTAAGATTAAAATAACAGGTGCACACACAATTTCCTTACTCGTTTTCGCTGAAGCTTGTCTCTCCTTTTACGATTACGCTCCATCCTGGACAGATTCCTTCGGGGAATGAAGCTTCAAACtaagaaaacaatataaaaaaaaaaacttaaaataaaagtaatagtTTGTAACTGTTTCTGGACAGCAAACATGGATCGTAGTTTGCCAATTTGAATTTTTCCATTCAGAAGATGTCCATTAATTTTGGAAAGGCCTAATGAACGTTGAATTAGAGGTCAAGGGGGACAACAAAGGATAAGAAGATATGATTGAAACTAGGGTTTAGGGATTAGAAAAAAATTGGCATagaattgacaaaaaaaacaaagaatctAGTTCAGCGAGGATAAGAATCTTGCTCATTCTTATCTTTTTGTAATTGTTGTTATTTAAAtatgagttgttttttgtttggtgCTACAGCTTTTGACAGAGCTTTGTCACATGGGACATCAACCTGCAATAGCCAGACATATTGGTGAAGCAGTTCAAGTCACGGTTGAGTACACATAGCTGACATTTATTTCACATGGAAAGGTTAAATTATGTTTATGTATTCCACTGCTAG is a genomic window of Pelobates fuscus isolate aPelFus1 chromosome 8, aPelFus1.pri, whole genome shotgun sequence containing:
- the GRIFIN gene encoding grifin, producing the protein MALKFEASFPEGICPGWSVIVKGETSFSENDFEINFLSESGDQIAFHFNPRFSEGNIVCNSFLGSRWGQEERTDTFPMEVNEPFLVEIYSDQQHFQIFVDDNKIMQYRHRMKQFSGITKVQILNDINISSVEITRRELFP